A genome region from Anastrepha obliqua isolate idAnaObli1 chromosome 4, idAnaObli1_1.0, whole genome shotgun sequence includes the following:
- the LOC129243625 gene encoding probable beta-hexosaminidase fdl isoform X1, with amino-acid sequence MPALDMYMFRHVLKMAFTVSLRRVLLILLTVTIFILIVLYWKQDGIKPQAFLVEKSMNRRRDVKMRPPLPDEKLWTYKCENERCVRHSYGGGVSTERRIPFMTCAMTCGEVNIWPHPTIKTAISSVSLTFTMEDVQLRMDTPHSAVESQFKQSFAYFLSDLRRIQRLPSTDETSEVAGIGGRDVSTDVNSGVRSQVPEIHYIHKQQQQQNQQNHNRARRDTAYEAYHTGHSVAAAGDSASEMAGADHHQRIRRNVDIDRALGKVGLNENVAPAGILSNVFNTRRHCDIGTLLVQVEVHKSGEINLSLDTDESYKLSIAHERGTVNVHITANSFFGARHALSTLQQLIWYDDDDNLLRILSKAIIVDTPRFRYRGLMLDTSRHFFSVEAIKRTIVGMSHAKLNRFHWHITDSQSFPYVSKHFPEMAMHGAYSEHETYTFEDVRDVAAFARLHGVQVLPEIDAPAHAGNGWEWGPKRGLGDLCLCINQQPWSFFCGEPPCGQLNPKNNNTYLVLQRLYEELLNATGPTDYFHLGGDEVNLECWGQYFNDTDLRGLWCDFMLNALTRLKIANNNIEPRIVSVWSSGLTNTKCLPSSRFAVQVWGGSSWQENYDLIDNGFNVIFSHVDAWYLDCGFGNWRSTGEGACSPYRTWQNVYKHRPWERMRLNKAQRKQVLGGEACMWTEQTDEYQLDNRLWPRSAALGERLWSDLDDDREFDVVPQDVFKRMSVFRNRLVELGLEAEPIFPKFCAQHPGECI; translated from the exons gTTTCGTCACGTCCTCAAAATGGCCTTTACTGTGTCATTGCGTCGCGTGTTGCTCATACTGCTGACGGTAACGATATTCATATTAATAGTTTTATACTGGAAACAAGATGGTATTAAGCCGCAAGCATTTTTAGTTGAGAAATCGATGAATCGCCGACGTGATGTTAAAATGCGACCGCCACT ACCTGATGAAAAACTGTGGACATACAAATGTGAGAATGAACGTTGCGTACGACATTCGTATGGTGGTGGAGTGTCCACCGAACGCCGCATACCCTTCATGACATGCGCAATGACCTGCGGCGAAGTCAATATTTGGCCGCATCCGACTATAAAGACTGCCATTAGTTCAGTGTCTCTCACATTCACAATGGAAGATGTGCAACTGCGCATGGACACACCGCACAGCGCAGTCGAATCACAATTCAAACAATCTTTTGCCTATTTCCTAAGCGATCTGCGTCGCATACAACGACTGCCAAGTACGGATGAAACCTCAGAAGTCGCCGGTATTGGTGGTCGGGATGTGTCTACCGATGTTAATTCCGGTGTGCGCTCTCAAGTGCCTGAAATTCATTACATTCataaacagcagcaacaacaaaatcagcaGAATCATAATCGCGCGCGTCGAGATACAGCTTACGAGGCGTATCACACTGGTCACTCTGTTGCAGCTGCAGGTGATAGTGCATCAGAAATGGCAGGTGCAGATCACCATCAACGCATACGGCGGAATGTCGATATTGATCGAGCGCTGGGTAAAGTGGGCTTAAATGAGAATGTGGCACCGGCTGGAATTTTGAGCAATGTATTCAACACGCGTCGTCATTGTGACATAGGCACGCTGCTGGTGCAGGTGGAGGTGCACAAGTCCGGCGAAATAAATCTAAGCTTGGACACCGATGAGAGCTACAAACTTTCCATTGCAC ATGAACGAGGAACCGTTAATGTTCACATCACCGCTAATTCATTCTTTGGCGCTCGCCACGCTTTGTCCACACTGCAGCAATTGATCTGGTACGATGACGATGACAATCTCTTGCGCATTCTGTCAAAGGCAATAATTGTTGATACACCGAGGTTTCGTTATCGCGGCCTTATGTTGGACACTTCAAGACATTTCTTCTCGGTAGAGGCAATCAAACGCACCATTGTCGGCATGTCACACGCGAAGCTCAATCGTTTCCATTGGCACATAACCGATTCCCAAAGTTTTCCCTATGTGTCGAAACATTTCCCCGAAATGGCAATGCATGGCGCCTACTCGGAACATGAAACCTACACTTTTGAAGATGTGCGTGATGTGGCAGCTTTTGCGCGTTTGCATGGCGTACAAGTCTTGCCGGAGATCGATGCGCCGGCGCACGCTGGTAACGGTTGGGAATGGGGACCAAAACGTGGCCTTGGCGATCTATGTTTGTGTATAAATCAACAACCGTGGAGTTTTTTCTGTGGTGAACCTCCGTGCGGGCAACTGAAtcctaaaaacaacaacacttatCTTGTACTGCAGCGTCTGTATGAGGAGTTATTGAATGCTACCGGCCCAACAGATTATTTTCATCTCGGCGGTGATGAGGTGAATCTTGAATGTTGGGGTCAGTACTTCAACGACACAGACTTGCGTGGACTTTGGTGTGATTTTATGTTGAATGCGTTGACGCG ACTGAAAATCGCAAACAATAATATCGAGCCGCGCATAGTGAGTGTTTGGTCGAGTGGTCTGACGAATACAAAATGTCTTCCAAGCAGCCGATTTGCTGTGCAAGTGTGGGGCGGTAGTTCGTGGCAGGAAAACTATGATCTCATTGATAACGGTTTCAATGTGATCTTCTCCCATGTGGATGCCTGGTATCTGGACTGTGGGTTCGGTAATTGGCGATCAACAG GTGAGGGCGCCTGTTCGCCTTACCGCACTTGGCAGAATGTGTACAAACATAGACCGTGGGAGCGCATGCGGCTAAATAAAGCGCAGCGAAAACAG GTACTGGGCGGCGAGGCTTGCATGTGGACGGAGCAAACCGATGAGTATCAATTGGATAATCGATTATGGCCGCGTTCTGCTGCACTAGGCGAAAG ACTATGGAGTGATCTAGACGATGATCGGgaattcgatgtggtaccacaGGATGTTTTTAAGCGTATGTCTGTATTTCGTAATCGACTTGTCGAATTAGGCTTGGAGGCGGAGCCAATATTTCCAAAATTCTGTGCACAACATCCAGGCGAATGTATTTGA
- the LOC129243625 gene encoding probable beta-hexosaminidase fdl isoform X2 yields MLLSRRFRHVLKMAFTVSLRRVLLILLTVTIFILIVLYWKQDGIKPQAFLVEKSMNRRRDVKMRPPLPDEKLWTYKCENERCVRHSYGGGVSTERRIPFMTCAMTCGEVNIWPHPTIKTAISSVSLTFTMEDVQLRMDTPHSAVESQFKQSFAYFLSDLRRIQRLPSTDETSEVAGIGGRDVSTDVNSGVRSQVPEIHYIHKQQQQQNQQNHNRARRDTAYEAYHTGHSVAAAGDSASEMAGADHHQRIRRNVDIDRALGKVGLNENVAPAGILSNVFNTRRHCDIGTLLVQVEVHKSGEINLSLDTDESYKLSIAHERGTVNVHITANSFFGARHALSTLQQLIWYDDDDNLLRILSKAIIVDTPRFRYRGLMLDTSRHFFSVEAIKRTIVGMSHAKLNRFHWHITDSQSFPYVSKHFPEMAMHGAYSEHETYTFEDVRDVAAFARLHGVQVLPEIDAPAHAGNGWEWGPKRGLGDLCLCINQQPWSFFCGEPPCGQLNPKNNNTYLVLQRLYEELLNATGPTDYFHLGGDEVNLECWGQYFNDTDLRGLWCDFMLNALTRLKIANNNIEPRIVSVWSSGLTNTKCLPSSRFAVQVWGGSSWQENYDLIDNGFNVIFSHVDAWYLDCGFGNWRSTGEGACSPYRTWQNVYKHRPWERMRLNKAQRKQVLGGEACMWTEQTDEYQLDNRLWPRSAALGERLWSDLDDDREFDVVPQDVFKRMSVFRNRLVELGLEAEPIFPKFCAQHPGECI; encoded by the exons gTTTCGTCACGTCCTCAAAATGGCCTTTACTGTGTCATTGCGTCGCGTGTTGCTCATACTGCTGACGGTAACGATATTCATATTAATAGTTTTATACTGGAAACAAGATGGTATTAAGCCGCAAGCATTTTTAGTTGAGAAATCGATGAATCGCCGACGTGATGTTAAAATGCGACCGCCACT ACCTGATGAAAAACTGTGGACATACAAATGTGAGAATGAACGTTGCGTACGACATTCGTATGGTGGTGGAGTGTCCACCGAACGCCGCATACCCTTCATGACATGCGCAATGACCTGCGGCGAAGTCAATATTTGGCCGCATCCGACTATAAAGACTGCCATTAGTTCAGTGTCTCTCACATTCACAATGGAAGATGTGCAACTGCGCATGGACACACCGCACAGCGCAGTCGAATCACAATTCAAACAATCTTTTGCCTATTTCCTAAGCGATCTGCGTCGCATACAACGACTGCCAAGTACGGATGAAACCTCAGAAGTCGCCGGTATTGGTGGTCGGGATGTGTCTACCGATGTTAATTCCGGTGTGCGCTCTCAAGTGCCTGAAATTCATTACATTCataaacagcagcaacaacaaaatcagcaGAATCATAATCGCGCGCGTCGAGATACAGCTTACGAGGCGTATCACACTGGTCACTCTGTTGCAGCTGCAGGTGATAGTGCATCAGAAATGGCAGGTGCAGATCACCATCAACGCATACGGCGGAATGTCGATATTGATCGAGCGCTGGGTAAAGTGGGCTTAAATGAGAATGTGGCACCGGCTGGAATTTTGAGCAATGTATTCAACACGCGTCGTCATTGTGACATAGGCACGCTGCTGGTGCAGGTGGAGGTGCACAAGTCCGGCGAAATAAATCTAAGCTTGGACACCGATGAGAGCTACAAACTTTCCATTGCAC ATGAACGAGGAACCGTTAATGTTCACATCACCGCTAATTCATTCTTTGGCGCTCGCCACGCTTTGTCCACACTGCAGCAATTGATCTGGTACGATGACGATGACAATCTCTTGCGCATTCTGTCAAAGGCAATAATTGTTGATACACCGAGGTTTCGTTATCGCGGCCTTATGTTGGACACTTCAAGACATTTCTTCTCGGTAGAGGCAATCAAACGCACCATTGTCGGCATGTCACACGCGAAGCTCAATCGTTTCCATTGGCACATAACCGATTCCCAAAGTTTTCCCTATGTGTCGAAACATTTCCCCGAAATGGCAATGCATGGCGCCTACTCGGAACATGAAACCTACACTTTTGAAGATGTGCGTGATGTGGCAGCTTTTGCGCGTTTGCATGGCGTACAAGTCTTGCCGGAGATCGATGCGCCGGCGCACGCTGGTAACGGTTGGGAATGGGGACCAAAACGTGGCCTTGGCGATCTATGTTTGTGTATAAATCAACAACCGTGGAGTTTTTTCTGTGGTGAACCTCCGTGCGGGCAACTGAAtcctaaaaacaacaacacttatCTTGTACTGCAGCGTCTGTATGAGGAGTTATTGAATGCTACCGGCCCAACAGATTATTTTCATCTCGGCGGTGATGAGGTGAATCTTGAATGTTGGGGTCAGTACTTCAACGACACAGACTTGCGTGGACTTTGGTGTGATTTTATGTTGAATGCGTTGACGCG ACTGAAAATCGCAAACAATAATATCGAGCCGCGCATAGTGAGTGTTTGGTCGAGTGGTCTGACGAATACAAAATGTCTTCCAAGCAGCCGATTTGCTGTGCAAGTGTGGGGCGGTAGTTCGTGGCAGGAAAACTATGATCTCATTGATAACGGTTTCAATGTGATCTTCTCCCATGTGGATGCCTGGTATCTGGACTGTGGGTTCGGTAATTGGCGATCAACAG GTGAGGGCGCCTGTTCGCCTTACCGCACTTGGCAGAATGTGTACAAACATAGACCGTGGGAGCGCATGCGGCTAAATAAAGCGCAGCGAAAACAG GTACTGGGCGGCGAGGCTTGCATGTGGACGGAGCAAACCGATGAGTATCAATTGGATAATCGATTATGGCCGCGTTCTGCTGCACTAGGCGAAAG ACTATGGAGTGATCTAGACGATGATCGGgaattcgatgtggtaccacaGGATGTTTTTAAGCGTATGTCTGTATTTCGTAATCGACTTGTCGAATTAGGCTTGGAGGCGGAGCCAATATTTCCAAAATTCTGTGCACAACATCCAGGCGAATGTATTTGA
- the LOC129243625 gene encoding probable beta-hexosaminidase fdl isoform X3, translated as MAFTVSLRRVLLILLTVTIFILIVLYWKQDGIKPQAFLVEKSMNRRRDVKMRPPLPDEKLWTYKCENERCVRHSYGGGVSTERRIPFMTCAMTCGEVNIWPHPTIKTAISSVSLTFTMEDVQLRMDTPHSAVESQFKQSFAYFLSDLRRIQRLPSTDETSEVAGIGGRDVSTDVNSGVRSQVPEIHYIHKQQQQQNQQNHNRARRDTAYEAYHTGHSVAAAGDSASEMAGADHHQRIRRNVDIDRALGKVGLNENVAPAGILSNVFNTRRHCDIGTLLVQVEVHKSGEINLSLDTDESYKLSIAHERGTVNVHITANSFFGARHALSTLQQLIWYDDDDNLLRILSKAIIVDTPRFRYRGLMLDTSRHFFSVEAIKRTIVGMSHAKLNRFHWHITDSQSFPYVSKHFPEMAMHGAYSEHETYTFEDVRDVAAFARLHGVQVLPEIDAPAHAGNGWEWGPKRGLGDLCLCINQQPWSFFCGEPPCGQLNPKNNNTYLVLQRLYEELLNATGPTDYFHLGGDEVNLECWGQYFNDTDLRGLWCDFMLNALTRLKIANNNIEPRIVSVWSSGLTNTKCLPSSRFAVQVWGGSSWQENYDLIDNGFNVIFSHVDAWYLDCGFGNWRSTGEGACSPYRTWQNVYKHRPWERMRLNKAQRKQVLGGEACMWTEQTDEYQLDNRLWPRSAALGERLWSDLDDDREFDVVPQDVFKRMSVFRNRLVELGLEAEPIFPKFCAQHPGECI; from the exons ATGGCCTTTACTGTGTCATTGCGTCGCGTGTTGCTCATACTGCTGACGGTAACGATATTCATATTAATAGTTTTATACTGGAAACAAGATGGTATTAAGCCGCAAGCATTTTTAGTTGAGAAATCGATGAATCGCCGACGTGATGTTAAAATGCGACCGCCACT ACCTGATGAAAAACTGTGGACATACAAATGTGAGAATGAACGTTGCGTACGACATTCGTATGGTGGTGGAGTGTCCACCGAACGCCGCATACCCTTCATGACATGCGCAATGACCTGCGGCGAAGTCAATATTTGGCCGCATCCGACTATAAAGACTGCCATTAGTTCAGTGTCTCTCACATTCACAATGGAAGATGTGCAACTGCGCATGGACACACCGCACAGCGCAGTCGAATCACAATTCAAACAATCTTTTGCCTATTTCCTAAGCGATCTGCGTCGCATACAACGACTGCCAAGTACGGATGAAACCTCAGAAGTCGCCGGTATTGGTGGTCGGGATGTGTCTACCGATGTTAATTCCGGTGTGCGCTCTCAAGTGCCTGAAATTCATTACATTCataaacagcagcaacaacaaaatcagcaGAATCATAATCGCGCGCGTCGAGATACAGCTTACGAGGCGTATCACACTGGTCACTCTGTTGCAGCTGCAGGTGATAGTGCATCAGAAATGGCAGGTGCAGATCACCATCAACGCATACGGCGGAATGTCGATATTGATCGAGCGCTGGGTAAAGTGGGCTTAAATGAGAATGTGGCACCGGCTGGAATTTTGAGCAATGTATTCAACACGCGTCGTCATTGTGACATAGGCACGCTGCTGGTGCAGGTGGAGGTGCACAAGTCCGGCGAAATAAATCTAAGCTTGGACACCGATGAGAGCTACAAACTTTCCATTGCAC ATGAACGAGGAACCGTTAATGTTCACATCACCGCTAATTCATTCTTTGGCGCTCGCCACGCTTTGTCCACACTGCAGCAATTGATCTGGTACGATGACGATGACAATCTCTTGCGCATTCTGTCAAAGGCAATAATTGTTGATACACCGAGGTTTCGTTATCGCGGCCTTATGTTGGACACTTCAAGACATTTCTTCTCGGTAGAGGCAATCAAACGCACCATTGTCGGCATGTCACACGCGAAGCTCAATCGTTTCCATTGGCACATAACCGATTCCCAAAGTTTTCCCTATGTGTCGAAACATTTCCCCGAAATGGCAATGCATGGCGCCTACTCGGAACATGAAACCTACACTTTTGAAGATGTGCGTGATGTGGCAGCTTTTGCGCGTTTGCATGGCGTACAAGTCTTGCCGGAGATCGATGCGCCGGCGCACGCTGGTAACGGTTGGGAATGGGGACCAAAACGTGGCCTTGGCGATCTATGTTTGTGTATAAATCAACAACCGTGGAGTTTTTTCTGTGGTGAACCTCCGTGCGGGCAACTGAAtcctaaaaacaacaacacttatCTTGTACTGCAGCGTCTGTATGAGGAGTTATTGAATGCTACCGGCCCAACAGATTATTTTCATCTCGGCGGTGATGAGGTGAATCTTGAATGTTGGGGTCAGTACTTCAACGACACAGACTTGCGTGGACTTTGGTGTGATTTTATGTTGAATGCGTTGACGCG ACTGAAAATCGCAAACAATAATATCGAGCCGCGCATAGTGAGTGTTTGGTCGAGTGGTCTGACGAATACAAAATGTCTTCCAAGCAGCCGATTTGCTGTGCAAGTGTGGGGCGGTAGTTCGTGGCAGGAAAACTATGATCTCATTGATAACGGTTTCAATGTGATCTTCTCCCATGTGGATGCCTGGTATCTGGACTGTGGGTTCGGTAATTGGCGATCAACAG GTGAGGGCGCCTGTTCGCCTTACCGCACTTGGCAGAATGTGTACAAACATAGACCGTGGGAGCGCATGCGGCTAAATAAAGCGCAGCGAAAACAG GTACTGGGCGGCGAGGCTTGCATGTGGACGGAGCAAACCGATGAGTATCAATTGGATAATCGATTATGGCCGCGTTCTGCTGCACTAGGCGAAAG ACTATGGAGTGATCTAGACGATGATCGGgaattcgatgtggtaccacaGGATGTTTTTAAGCGTATGTCTGTATTTCGTAATCGACTTGTCGAATTAGGCTTGGAGGCGGAGCCAATATTTCCAAAATTCTGTGCACAACATCCAGGCGAATGTATTTGA